From Rhodothermales bacterium, a single genomic window includes:
- a CDS encoding MDR family oxidoreductase: MNALFLEKKTDGMDARVRPVADDAWPAGDVTVRIAYSSINYKDALAVTGRGKIVRGAFPFIPGIDFAGEVIGSDDPRYPVGRAVIGTGWGIGEERWGGYSQLQRVEASMLVPLPEAMTPFEAMAAGTAGLTAMLSALALERHGVAPDAGPIVVTGATGGVGSFSVRILSSLGYAVTASTGKADAGPYLRDLGAAEVIGRDELGQGPRRPLDAGRWAGAVDSVGGNTLAAILSQTARHGCVAACGLAGAAEFSTTVFPFILRGVTLQGIDSNTCTYADRVEAWDRLSALPRSETFERHLQTVPLSGVPAACEALMRGGVTGRFVVDVNG, translated from the coding sequence ATGAACGCGCTTTTCCTCGAAAAAAAGACGGACGGTATGGACGCCCGGGTGCGCCCGGTGGCCGATGACGCGTGGCCCGCCGGCGACGTGACGGTGCGCATCGCCTACTCGTCCATCAACTACAAGGATGCGCTCGCCGTCACCGGGCGCGGCAAGATCGTGCGCGGCGCGTTTCCGTTTATCCCGGGGATCGACTTCGCCGGCGAGGTGATCGGTTCGGACGATCCGCGCTACCCCGTCGGCCGCGCCGTGATCGGCACCGGCTGGGGGATCGGCGAGGAGCGGTGGGGCGGTTACAGCCAGCTCCAGCGCGTGGAGGCCTCGATGCTGGTGCCGCTGCCCGAGGCCATGACGCCCTTCGAGGCCATGGCCGCCGGCACCGCCGGCCTCACGGCCATGTTATCCGCCCTCGCGCTCGAACGACACGGCGTGGCGCCGGATGCCGGCCCCATCGTCGTGACCGGGGCAACCGGCGGGGTGGGCAGCTTTTCCGTCCGCATCCTGTCGTCCCTCGGCTACGCCGTCACGGCCTCGACGGGCAAGGCGGACGCCGGACCCTACCTGCGCGATCTCGGCGCGGCGGAGGTCATCGGAAGAGACGAGCTGGGGCAGGGGCCTCGCCGGCCGCTCGATGCCGGGCGATGGGCCGGCGCGGTCGACTCGGTCGGCGGCAACACGCTCGCCGCGATCCTCAGCCAGACGGCGCGGCACGGCTGCGTGGCCGCGTGCGGCCTCGCCGGCGCGGCGGAGTTCTCCACGACGGTGTTCCCCTTCATCCTTCGCGGCGTCACCCTGCAGGGCATCGACTCGAATACCTGCACGTACGCCGATCGCGTGGAGGCCTGGGACCGTCTCAGCGCGTTGCCCCGCAGCGAAACGTTCGAGCGCCACCTCCAAACGGTGCCGCTTTCCGGCGTGCCGGCGGCCTGCGAGGCCCTGATGCGCGGAGGCGTGACGGGGCGATTTGTCGTAGACGTAAACGGCTGA
- a CDS encoding energy transducer TonB, which yields MPAPTASRQIVSRIRLEGKRPCDATLMGHAPFRMALGWTLALLVTTLVFRIPWAPGEAYQGWRTASYRNDIELQPAPEEIIEKREIEGGLITTFDAEPEDAEETEKKEEDTKGDEPEAIIPEPVSRAVDLKRMTQRPILEFADQSPQIEGGIGALYLNIHYPAEALKDNAQGRTVIEFVVEEDGTTSHITVLQALHPACDSVAVSAIRGTRFVPGRQNGELVRVKMRLPIRFRLLQQGRPADTTDTGT from the coding sequence ATGCCCGCACCCACGGCTTCGCGCCAGATAGTGTCCCGAATCCGCCTCGAAGGCAAACGTCCCTGCGACGCCACGCTGATGGGCCACGCCCCGTTCCGCATGGCGCTCGGGTGGACGCTGGCGCTGCTGGTGACGACGCTCGTCTTCCGCATCCCCTGGGCGCCGGGCGAAGCCTATCAGGGGTGGCGCACGGCGTCCTATCGAAATGACATCGAGCTGCAGCCGGCTCCCGAGGAAATCATCGAGAAACGGGAGATCGAGGGCGGACTCATTACGACGTTCGACGCCGAGCCGGAGGACGCCGAGGAGACGGAGAAAAAGGAGGAGGATACGAAGGGCGATGAGCCGGAAGCCATCATCCCGGAGCCCGTTTCGCGCGCGGTCGATCTCAAGCGCATGACCCAGCGCCCGATCCTGGAGTTCGCCGATCAATCGCCCCAGATCGAGGGCGGCATCGGGGCGCTGTATCTCAATATCCACTATCCGGCCGAAGCGCTCAAGGACAACGCGCAGGGCCGCACGGTGATCGAATTCGTGGTGGAGGAAGATGGAACGACGAGCCACATCACGGTGCTCCAGGCGCTCCATCCGGCGTGCGATTCCGTGGCGGTGAGCGCCATCCGGGGGACCCGGTTCGTTCCGGGCCGGCAGAACGGCGAGCTGGTCCGCGTCAAGATGCGCCTTCCGATCCGATTCCGCCTCCTGCAGCAGGGTCGGCCGGCAGACACTACCGATACCGGGACCTGA
- a CDS encoding FAD-binding oxidoreductase: protein MGTISFWQHRNAGPVQSTDVAVVGGGIVGASTAYWLGQLRPSLRVALVDAGALASGASGRNAGFLLQGSASDYASDIERYGNDVAAYLWRISGENRAWVERAFDGERFDLARTGSLTVAGTPDEAERLLRSANLLREQGEPVQFLDADALHRRIQANGFYGGMYVPTGGTVDSVRLVRAIAGASGANLLEHRRVVRADWDGSRVSLETPGGRIEAGQTVFALNAYGPGLFPWMSAYVRPVRAQMLATAPVPVWLNEPVYSHEGFYYIRQMPDGRLLVGGARHLFADVEVGLEDAVTPALQQALVAYVEAHFPVAGALRVERPWSGTMGFSPDHLPVIGAVPDMPGSFWAGGLTGHGMGYGFRIGRMLAERVLGLPADAEDRYFDARRFEGG from the coding sequence ATGGGCACGATCTCATTCTGGCAGCATCGCAACGCCGGCCCGGTCCAATCCACCGACGTGGCGGTCGTCGGCGGCGGCATCGTCGGGGCCTCCACCGCTTACTGGCTGGGGCAGCTTCGCCCCTCCCTGCGCGTGGCCCTCGTCGACGCCGGCGCCCTCGCCAGCGGGGCCAGCGGACGTAATGCCGGGTTTTTGCTCCAGGGTTCTGCCTCCGACTATGCCTCGGACATCGAGCGGTATGGAAACGACGTCGCCGCCTATCTCTGGCGCATCTCCGGCGAGAATCGGGCATGGGTCGAACGCGCGTTCGACGGTGAACGGTTCGATCTGGCCCGGACGGGGAGCCTGACCGTCGCCGGCACGCCCGACGAGGCGGAGCGGCTCCTGCGCTCGGCGAACCTTCTCCGCGAGCAGGGCGAGCCGGTGCAGTTTCTCGATGCCGACGCGTTGCACCGGCGCATCCAGGCAAACGGGTTTTACGGGGGGATGTACGTGCCGACCGGCGGTACGGTCGACTCGGTTCGCCTCGTGCGCGCCATCGCCGGCGCGAGCGGCGCGAACCTGCTCGAGCATCGGCGGGTGGTGCGGGCGGACTGGGATGGGAGTCGGGTGTCGCTGGAAACGCCGGGCGGACGCATCGAGGCCGGCCAGACGGTGTTCGCGCTCAACGCGTACGGCCCCGGTCTTTTTCCCTGGATGAGCGCGTATGTGCGTCCGGTCCGCGCGCAGATGCTGGCCACCGCCCCGGTGCCCGTCTGGCTGAACGAGCCCGTCTATTCGCACGAAGGATTCTACTACATCCGCCAGATGCCCGACGGCCGGCTGCTGGTGGGCGGCGCGCGCCACCTGTTCGCCGACGTCGAGGTCGGTCTCGAGGACGCCGTCACGCCGGCGCTGCAACAGGCGCTCGTAGCGTATGTCGAGGCGCATTTTCCGGTGGCGGGCGCGCTGCGGGTGGAGCGGCCCTGGAGCGGCACGATGGGGTTTTCTCCGGATCATCTGCCCGTGATCGGCGCGGTGCCGGACATGCCGGGTTCCTTCTGGGCCGGCGGGCTGACGGGGCACGGCATGGGCTACGGCTTTCGCATCGGGCGGATGCTGGCCGAACGCGTCCTCGGGCTTCCCGCCGACGCGGAAG
- a CDS encoding NUDIX hydrolase has product MKVREDHVRLPNGHEIEEFHVVEYPNWAASVCLDTEGQLVMVEQYRHGIGRFSLELPAGVIEPDEDPFDGARRELVEETGYTSADWTFLGRCSTDPSNHSNYAYLYLARDASPSAEQALDQEEMIRVHRMPAGDLLEAMMDGEIVHGIHMTALLWAMQRGLL; this is encoded by the coding sequence ATGAAGGTCCGCGAAGATCATGTTCGGCTCCCCAACGGGCATGAGATCGAAGAATTTCACGTGGTCGAATACCCCAACTGGGCGGCTTCGGTGTGTCTCGATACCGAAGGGCAGCTGGTGATGGTGGAGCAATATCGCCACGGGATCGGGCGTTTTAGTCTTGAGCTGCCGGCCGGCGTCATCGAGCCGGACGAGGATCCGTTCGATGGGGCGCGGCGCGAACTCGTGGAAGAGACGGGGTATACGTCGGCTGACTGGACCTTTCTCGGGCGGTGCTCGACGGATCCGAGCAACCATTCGAACTATGCCTACCTGTACCTGGCCCGCGATGCCAGCCCTTCCGCCGAGCAGGCGCTCGATCAGGAGGAGATGATCCGCGTGCACCGCATGCCCGCCGGCGACCTCCTGGAGGCGATGATGGACGGAGAAATCGTGCACGGGATCCACATGACCGCGTTGCTCTGGGCGATGCAGCGCGGGTTGCTTTGA
- a CDS encoding MarR family transcriptional regulator, which produces MNRTMLDYANTKNFGAYLDQTYKIIKQQYQRAFRHAGIDITPEQWIVLSNLYEKDGPTQKDLAGHSFKHAATLSRIVDLLGRRGLLERRPDDADKRSYRIYLTDAGRVLVEQAFPVVLELRRVGWKGNSDADYEQLVRILNTVCDNFMSET; this is translated from the coding sequence GTGAATCGTACGATGCTGGACTACGCGAATACGAAGAACTTCGGGGCGTACCTCGATCAGACCTACAAGATCATCAAACAACAGTACCAGCGTGCGTTCCGGCACGCCGGCATCGACATCACGCCCGAGCAATGGATCGTGCTGTCGAACCTGTACGAGAAAGACGGGCCCACCCAGAAAGACCTCGCCGGCCACAGCTTCAAGCACGCGGCGACGCTATCCCGCATTGTCGACCTCCTCGGCCGCCGCGGCTTGCTAGAGCGACGGCCCGACGACGCCGATAAACGAAGTTACCGGATCTATCTCACCGATGCCGGCCGCGTCCTCGTAGAGCAGGCCTTCCCGGTCGTTCTCGAACTGCGCCGGGTGGGGTGGAAGGGGAACAGCGATGCCGACTACGAGCAGCTCGTGCGCATCCTGAACACGGTTTGCGATAATTTCATGTCGGAAACCTGA
- the msrB gene encoding peptide-methionine (R)-S-oxide reductase MsrB, translated as MTDKRHPSNETDLRSRLTPEQYHVTQEKGTERAFTGVYWDNKDAGMYRCVVCNEPLFDADTKYDSGSGWPSFYQPTDRKKVKEHADFSHGMHRVEVTCTSCGAHLGHVFNDGPNPTGLRYCINSAALDFEKKE; from the coding sequence ATGACGGACAAGCGCCATCCATCGAACGAGACCGATCTACGCAGCCGGCTGACCCCGGAGCAGTATCACGTGACGCAGGAGAAGGGGACCGAGCGTGCATTCACCGGCGTGTACTGGGACAACAAGGACGCCGGCATGTATCGCTGCGTCGTGTGCAACGAGCCGCTCTTCGATGCGGACACGAAATACGATTCCGGCTCGGGCTGGCCGAGTTTTTACCAGCCGACGGACCGCAAGAAGGTGAAGGAGCACGCCGACTTCAGCCACGGCATGCATCGCGTGGAGGTGACCTGCACGTCGTGCGGCGCCCACCTCGGCCATGTCTTCAACGACGGCCCCAACCCCACCGGGCTCCGTTATTGCATCAACTCCGCCGCGCTGGATTTCGAGAAAAAGGAGTAA
- the hppD gene encoding 4-hydroxyphenylpyruvate dioxygenase — MTTHSVLDEPTAGVEEDFLPINGTDYVEYYVGNAKQAAHYYQSAFGFQLIGYRGPETGYRATASYLLQQGKIRLILTTPLRPGNFIADHIYRHGDGIRDIALWVDDAAKSFEATVSRGAVPVREVTVDEDEHGHIVTASIAAYGDTIHTFVERKAYRGLFMPGFEARENPYWKPAPIGLEYVDHVVGNVDLGDMNRMVDFYGHVMGFKQLVSFDDKDISTEYSALMSKVMSNGNERIKFPINEPAEGKKKSQIEEYLDFYQGAGAQHVALATNDILHTVTELRNRGVEFLHVPTTYYDDLQERVGSIDENLGALRDLGILVDRDDEGYLLQIFTKPVEDRPTVFYELIQRKGARSFGKGNFKALFEAIEREQALRGNL; from the coding sequence ATGACTACCCATTCCGTACTGGACGAACCGACGGCCGGCGTCGAAGAGGATTTTTTGCCGATCAACGGCACGGACTATGTCGAATATTATGTCGGCAACGCGAAACAGGCGGCTCATTATTACCAGAGCGCCTTCGGTTTCCAGTTGATCGGCTACCGGGGCCCCGAAACCGGCTATCGGGCCACGGCCAGCTATCTGCTCCAGCAGGGCAAGATCCGGCTCATCCTCACGACGCCGCTGCGCCCCGGCAATTTCATCGCCGACCACATCTATCGGCACGGCGACGGGATACGGGACATCGCCCTCTGGGTGGACGACGCCGCGAAATCGTTCGAAGCCACGGTGAGCCGGGGCGCCGTTCCCGTGCGTGAGGTCACGGTGGACGAAGATGAACACGGTCATATCGTCACGGCGTCCATCGCCGCCTATGGCGACACGATCCATACATTTGTGGAACGCAAGGCCTACCGGGGGCTGTTCATGCCCGGCTTCGAGGCCCGCGAGAATCCGTACTGGAAGCCGGCCCCGATCGGACTGGAGTACGTCGACCACGTCGTCGGCAACGTCGATCTCGGGGACATGAACCGGATGGTCGACTTTTACGGGCACGTGATGGGCTTCAAGCAGCTCGTATCTTTCGACGACAAGGACATTTCGACCGAATATTCGGCACTGATGTCCAAGGTGATGTCGAATGGGAACGAGCGGATCAAATTCCCGATCAACGAGCCGGCGGAGGGGAAAAAGAAGAGCCAGATCGAGGAATACCTCGATTTCTACCAGGGCGCCGGCGCACAGCACGTGGCGCTCGCCACGAACGATATCCTGCACACCGTCACCGAACTCCGTAACCGCGGCGTCGAGTTCCTGCACGTCCCGACCACCTACTACGACGACCTGCAGGAACGCGTGGGATCCATCGACGAAAACCTGGGCGCGCTCCGCGACCTCGGCATCCTGGTCGACCGCGACGATGAAGGCTACCTGCTCCAGATCTTTACCAAACCCGTGGAAGACCGCCCGACCGTCTTTTACGAACTGATCCAGCGCAAAGGCGCCCGCTCGTTCGGCAAAGGCAACTTCAAGGCCCTCTTCGAAGCCATCGAGCGTGAACAGGCGCTCAGGGGGAATCTCTGA